In Jeotgalibaca arthritidis, a single genomic region encodes these proteins:
- a CDS encoding V-type ATP synthase subunit F — MAHKIGVVGDKDSILPFKILGFSVFGCHDEQEARTTIDQLAKDNYGIIYLTETLAAQIPDTIKRYDARLTPAIILIPNQNGSLGIGKQRIQENVEKAVGQNIL; from the coding sequence ATGGCGCATAAAATTGGTGTTGTCGGAGACAAAGATTCCATCCTGCCTTTTAAAATTTTAGGTTTTTCCGTTTTTGGTTGTCACGACGAACAAGAAGCGAGAACAACAATCGATCAACTGGCAAAAGACAATTATGGCATTATCTATCTAACAGAAACACTAGCAGCACAAATACCAGATACCATTAAGCGATATGATGCTCGCTTGACACCGGCTATTATTCTCATTCCAAACCAAAATGGGTCATTAGGAATAGGGAAACAACGGATACAAGAAAATGTTGAAAAAGCTGTTGGTCAAAATATCTTATAA
- a CDS encoding V-type ATP synthase subunit A, with protein MNKGRIIKVSGPLVMAENMENANIQDICQVGELGLIGEIIEMRKDVASIQVYEETSGLGPGEPVVTTGEALSVELGPGIVSQMFDGIQRPLNTFKTVTSSDYLVRGVHVDALDRQKKWAFKAMKSVGDYVEAGDIVGVVQETKVIEHRIMVPYGLKGTIEKIEVSGDFTLDDTIYTIQTEDGLKSFTMVQKWPVRRGRPIKRKLNPYVPLKTGQRVIDTFFPITKGGGAAVPGPFGAGKTVVQHQIAKYADVDLVVYVGCGERGNEMTDVLNEFPELVDPHTGESLMERTILIANTSNMPVAAREASIYTGITIAEYFRDMGYSVAIMADSTSRWAEALREMSGRLEEMPGDEGYPAYLGSRIAEYYERAGSVITLGSDGREGSISAIGAVSPPGGDTSEPVTQNTLRVVKVFWALDALLAQKRHFPSMNWLDSYSLYNTEVGQYLDETLDSNWSNMVSHAMSILQKEAELQEIVRLVGIESLSETDRLTMAVAESIREDYLQQNAFDDVDTYTSQEKQFLMLDLILSFEAEAKQAMTLGAYFAEIMAGTEDIRDRIARSKFISEEELALIKQIKTDLSETMTELLAQGGMTDHA; from the coding sequence TTGAATAAAGGAAGAATTATTAAAGTTTCCGGTCCTTTAGTTATGGCTGAAAACATGGAGAACGCAAACATTCAAGACATTTGCCAAGTTGGTGAATTGGGTTTGATTGGTGAGATAATTGAAATGCGTAAGGATGTTGCTTCTATTCAGGTTTACGAGGAAACGTCAGGTCTTGGACCGGGCGAACCCGTTGTAACAACAGGAGAAGCATTATCTGTAGAACTAGGACCAGGAATCGTATCACAAATGTTTGATGGTATTCAACGACCTTTGAATACATTTAAAACAGTGACATCAAGTGACTACCTTGTACGTGGTGTGCACGTCGATGCGCTTGATCGACAAAAAAAATGGGCATTTAAAGCAATGAAATCAGTGGGGGATTATGTGGAAGCTGGAGACATTGTAGGGGTTGTTCAAGAGACAAAAGTGATTGAGCACCGTATTATGGTCCCTTATGGTCTAAAAGGAACGATTGAAAAAATAGAAGTGTCTGGCGACTTTACCTTAGACGATACAATCTACACTATTCAAACAGAAGATGGTTTGAAATCATTTACGATGGTGCAAAAATGGCCGGTGAGAAGAGGCCGTCCGATTAAACGAAAATTGAATCCTTATGTTCCTTTGAAAACAGGGCAACGTGTCATTGATACCTTCTTCCCGATTACAAAAGGAGGAGGAGCAGCTGTTCCTGGTCCTTTTGGTGCTGGGAAAACAGTTGTTCAACACCAAATCGCCAAGTATGCGGATGTTGACCTAGTTGTCTATGTAGGCTGTGGTGAACGTGGAAATGAGATGACAGACGTTCTGAACGAATTTCCTGAGTTAGTTGATCCGCACACTGGTGAATCTTTGATGGAACGGACGATTCTGATTGCCAATACATCTAATATGCCAGTAGCAGCACGCGAGGCTTCTATCTACACGGGGATTACGATCGCCGAATACTTCCGCGATATGGGTTACAGTGTTGCCATTATGGCCGATTCCACATCACGTTGGGCGGAAGCGTTGCGTGAAATGTCTGGTCGTTTAGAGGAGATGCCAGGAGACGAAGGCTATCCTGCTTATTTAGGTAGCCGTATTGCAGAATATTACGAGCGTGCTGGTAGTGTTATTACATTAGGTAGCGATGGTAGAGAGGGCAGTATTTCAGCCATTGGTGCTGTGTCACCCCCAGGAGGAGATACGTCAGAGCCAGTTACTCAAAACACACTCCGTGTTGTTAAAGTATTCTGGGCGTTGGATGCACTCTTGGCACAAAAACGCCACTTCCCATCAATGAACTGGTTGGATTCTTATTCGCTATATAATACCGAAGTTGGTCAATACTTAGATGAAACACTAGATTCAAATTGGTCCAATATGGTTAGTCATGCGATGAGTATTCTTCAAAAAGAGGCAGAATTACAGGAAATTGTTCGATTGGTAGGGATTGAATCGCTATCAGAAACAGACCGTTTAACGATGGCAGTTGCTGAATCGATTCGTGAAGACTACTTACAACAAAATGCCTTTGATGATGTGGATACCTACACATCACAAGAAAAGCAATTCTTAATGTTAGACCTTATTTTGAGCTTTGAAGCAGAGGCAAAACAAGCCATGACATTGGGGGCTTATTTTGCTGAAATTATGGCAGGAACAGAAGATATTCGTGACCGTATTGCTCGAAGCAAGTTTATTTCAGAAGAAGAACTAGCTCTTATTAAGCAAATTAAAACAGATTTATCAGAAACGATGACAGAATTATTAGCTCAAGGAGGAATGACAGACCATGCTTAA
- a CDS encoding V-type ATP synthase subunit B, with the protein MLKEYKTVTEVVGPLMAIEQVAGVKYDELVEIQMQNGDIRTGQVLEVEEDKAMVQIFEGPAGINIKNTKVRFRGKPLSIDVSEDMVGRVFDGMGRVIDEGPEIIPEQSLDINGQAINPVSRDYPDEFIQTGISAIDHLNTLVRGQKLPVFSGSGLPHKELAAQIARQASVLNSDEKFAVVFAAMGITFEEAEFFMEDFRKTGAIDRSVMFVNLANDPAIERIATPKMALTVAEYLAFEKDMHVLVIMTDMTNYCEALREISAARREVPGRRGYPGYLYTNLSTLYERAGRLIGKKGSVTQIPILSMPEDDITHPIPDLTGYITEGQIILSRDLDHANVKPPIDVLPSLSRLKDKGTGEGKTRKDHAATMNQLFAAYAEGKQAKELAVILGESALSHTDKLYVEFTNRFEAEYINQGFYTNRTIEESLDLGWELLSILPKTELKRIKNDMIEEFMPEGE; encoded by the coding sequence ATGCTTAAAGAATATAAAACAGTAACAGAAGTTGTCGGACCTCTAATGGCTATTGAGCAAGTAGCGGGCGTTAAATACGACGAGCTTGTTGAAATTCAAATGCAAAACGGTGATATTCGAACAGGACAAGTTCTAGAGGTTGAAGAAGATAAAGCGATGGTCCAAATTTTTGAAGGACCAGCAGGTATTAATATCAAGAATACAAAGGTTCGTTTCAGAGGGAAACCATTATCTATCGATGTATCTGAAGATATGGTTGGCCGTGTTTTCGATGGGATGGGACGCGTCATTGACGAGGGTCCAGAAATTATCCCCGAGCAATCACTTGATATTAATGGACAAGCGATTAATCCCGTTTCCCGTGACTATCCTGATGAATTTATTCAAACAGGGATTTCAGCTATTGATCATCTGAACACCCTTGTACGTGGGCAAAAATTACCCGTTTTTTCTGGTTCAGGGCTGCCTCATAAAGAACTAGCAGCACAAATTGCTCGTCAAGCATCTGTTTTAAACAGTGATGAGAAGTTTGCCGTTGTTTTTGCAGCAATGGGGATTACCTTTGAAGAAGCAGAGTTCTTTATGGAAGATTTCCGTAAAACAGGAGCTATTGACCGTTCTGTTATGTTTGTGAACTTGGCTAATGATCCAGCTATTGAACGAATTGCTACACCCAAAATGGCATTGACTGTGGCTGAATATTTGGCTTTTGAAAAAGATATGCATGTCTTAGTAATTATGACGGATATGACGAACTACTGTGAAGCTTTACGTGAAATTTCCGCAGCTCGCCGTGAAGTGCCAGGAAGACGTGGTTATCCAGGTTATCTCTATACAAACCTATCAACCTTGTATGAACGTGCCGGAAGACTGATCGGTAAGAAGGGCTCAGTTACGCAAATTCCGATACTATCTATGCCAGAAGATGATATCACCCATCCTATTCCAGATTTGACGGGCTATATTACTGAAGGGCAAATTATTCTATCAAGAGATTTGGATCACGCTAATGTGAAACCGCCAATTGATGTTCTACCATCTTTATCCCGTTTGAAAGATAAGGGAACGGGAGAAGGCAAGACGCGTAAGGATCATGCAGCGACAATGAACCAGTTATTTGCTGCTTACGCAGAAGGAAAACAAGCCAAAGAGTTAGCTGTCATTCTTGGAGAATCAGCTCTATCTCATACTGATAAGCTGTATGTTGAGTTTACTAACCGCTTTGAAGCAGAGTATATTAATCAGGGTTTTTATACCAATAGAACGATTGAGGAGTCTCTTGATTTAGGTTGGGAACTGTTATCTATTTTGCCGAAAACGGAATTGAAACGAATCAAGAATGATATGATCGAAGAGTTCATGCCGGAAGGAGAGTAA
- a CDS encoding V-type ATP synthase subunit D, translating into MARLNVKPTRMELANLKERLKLSKRGHKLLKDKQDELMRQFIGLIKSNNQLRDQVEADLTDSMREFVVAKSLINEQFIEELFVGAETNVELHIQEKNIMSVSVPKMDFNIKESAVSSDIQYGYLNSSSELDESIGKIESVLPHLLKLSEIEKTCQLMADEIEKTRRRVNALEYQMIPQLEETIRYIQLKLEENERSSIVRMMKVKDMGNKKTIRK; encoded by the coding sequence ATGGCCCGTTTAAATGTGAAGCCCACTCGTATGGAATTAGCTAACTTGAAAGAACGGTTAAAGCTATCCAAGCGAGGACATAAGCTTTTAAAAGACAAACAAGATGAATTAATGCGCCAGTTTATCGGTTTAATTAAATCAAATAACCAATTAAGAGATCAAGTAGAAGCGGATTTGACGGATTCTATGCGAGAATTTGTGGTTGCGAAATCACTGATTAATGAACAATTTATTGAAGAGTTATTTGTAGGAGCAGAAACGAATGTGGAGCTCCACATTCAAGAAAAAAATATTATGAGTGTTAGTGTTCCGAAAATGGATTTTAATATCAAGGAATCAGCAGTAAGTTCGGATATTCAATACGGGTATTTGAATTCAAGTAGTGAGCTAGATGAATCGATTGGTAAGATTGAGTCGGTTCTTCCTCATTTACTAAAGCTGAGTGAAATTGAAAAAACCTGCCAGCTAATGGCGGATGAAATTGAGAAAACAAGACGTCGAGTAAATGCCTTGGAATATCAAATGATTCCCCAACTGGAAGAGACCATTCGTTATATTCAATTGAAGCTTGAAGAAAATGAGCGCTCATCAATTGTTCGGATGATGAAAGTAAAAGATATGGGTAATAAAAAAACCATCCGAAAATAA
- the gmk gene encoding guanylate kinase, translating to MTEKGLLIVLSGPSGVGKGTVRSAIFSQGEQEFMYSISATTRQQREGEVDGVDYFFKTREEFERMIEQDELLEYTEYVGNYYGTPIDYVKKTLEAGNDIFLEIEVQGAMQVKERMPEGIFIFLTPPNMDELESRIVNRGTDASPVIRKRMEKAVEELNLIRYYDYAVENDTVDHAVNKVLAIIKSEHLKVSRILDSK from the coding sequence ATGACCGAAAAGGGATTATTAATTGTGTTGTCTGGTCCTTCAGGAGTGGGTAAAGGAACAGTAAGATCAGCGATTTTTTCACAGGGTGAACAAGAATTTATGTATTCAATTTCTGCTACAACTCGTCAGCAACGTGAGGGTGAAGTAGATGGCGTTGATTACTTCTTCAAAACAAGAGAAGAATTTGAAAGAATGATTGAACAAGATGAATTGCTCGAGTATACAGAATATGTTGGTAATTACTATGGGACACCAATCGATTATGTGAAGAAAACACTTGAAGCTGGGAACGATATCTTTCTTGAAATCGAAGTTCAAGGCGCTATGCAAGTGAAAGAACGCATGCCAGAAGGTATTTTTATCTTCCTTACGCCTCCAAATATGGATGAATTAGAATCACGTATTGTTAATCGCGGTACAGATGCATCACCTGTTATTCGTAAACGTATGGAAAAAGCAGTTGAAGAACTTAATTTAATTCGCTACTATGATTATGCAGTAGAAAATGATACAGTAGATCATGCTGTAAATAAAGTATTAGCCATTATTAAAAGCGAGCATTTAAAAGTTTCTCGTATTTTAGATAGTAAGTAA
- the rpoZ gene encoding DNA-directed RNA polymerase subunit omega: MMLYPSIDKLLDQVNSKYSMVIVSAKRAHELHDKAEPLLDEYKSYKNVGRALEEIVAGELTIKDGSQN; encoded by the coding sequence ATGATGTTATACCCATCAATTGACAAACTACTAGATCAAGTAAACTCTAAATATTCAATGGTCATCGTCTCTGCAAAGCGTGCTCATGAATTACATGATAAGGCAGAGCCATTATTAGATGAATACAAATCTTACAAAAATGTTGGCCGCGCACTAGAAGAAATCGTTGCAGGCGAGTTAACGATTAAAGACGGTTCACAAAACTAA
- the priA gene encoding primosomal protein N', producing MKQIAKVIVDVPAMQTNRPFDYVIPLNLMKKLEKGMRVEVPFGPRSIQGFITEIVDDSDYSGDLKEIIRPLDMETVLTDELIQLGKDMADQVYSYQIYCYQTMLPTMLKAKYEKEFVIIEDSHDHYLLDLFEGQDHLAWEKAIERDLLPQLLDLKKEGAVDLRYLLKNQAKSKKIKAYRSRLSDNEIEEANHSLAKNARKQKDLLMVLKEIKDQWLSQKDFQEQFDLTVATLQTAVKKGWLEEANKEVFRDPLKNQQFKQTQNKELTAAQQWAFDEVKASSDKNQHDVFLLKGVTGSGKTEVYLQLIGDVLGKGKTALMLVPEIALTPQMVRHFKERFGDDVAVMHSGLSAGEKYDEWRKIKGGKAHVVVGARSSVFSPVENLGIVIIDEEHETTYKQEDNPRYHARNVAIYRGQYHNCPVVLGSATPSLESRARAQKNVYKLLELPERVNAKPLPDVEVVDMREEFQNNNHGSFSQVLQDKLRDRLMKKEQSVLLLNRRGYSSFIMCRDCGYVLECPNCDISMTFHMDTKAMKCHYCGHEKPQPRHCPKCSGKQFRYYGTGTQKVEQELQELIPEARIIRMDVDTTRKKGSHERLLQAFGKGEADILLGTQMIAKGLDFPNVTLVGVINADTSLNLPDFRSSEKTFQLLTQVSGRAGRADLTGEVIVQTFNPEHYAISYAKHHNYDGFYRQEMSLRHLSGYPPYYFTTQITVSDSDEKKAQVKIYEINALIRNKMGQGTIVLGPSKSSIAKMNNRYYFQLLVKYKSEPQLHEVLKTILDQSQKDNARGLYISIDTEPVNFF from the coding sequence TTGAAACAAATTGCCAAGGTCATTGTTGATGTACCAGCGATGCAAACGAACCGTCCATTTGATTATGTTATTCCTCTCAATCTAATGAAGAAGTTGGAAAAAGGTATGCGAGTTGAAGTACCATTTGGCCCGCGCTCGATTCAAGGATTTATTACGGAAATTGTTGACGATTCAGACTATAGCGGCGACTTAAAGGAAATTATCCGCCCATTAGATATGGAGACTGTTCTCACTGATGAATTGATTCAATTAGGAAAAGACATGGCAGATCAGGTTTATTCCTATCAAATCTATTGCTATCAAACCATGTTGCCGACCATGTTAAAGGCCAAGTACGAAAAAGAATTTGTCATCATCGAAGATAGTCACGATCACTATTTACTTGATCTTTTTGAAGGTCAAGACCATCTAGCATGGGAAAAGGCGATTGAAAGAGACTTGCTGCCACAACTTTTAGACTTAAAGAAAGAGGGAGCAGTTGATTTACGCTACCTACTTAAAAATCAAGCAAAGAGTAAAAAGATAAAGGCCTATCGTTCGAGATTATCCGATAATGAGATTGAAGAAGCCAATCATTCGCTAGCAAAGAATGCTCGTAAACAAAAAGACCTATTAATGGTCTTGAAAGAAATAAAAGACCAGTGGCTAAGCCAAAAAGACTTTCAAGAGCAGTTCGATTTGACTGTCGCTACCCTTCAAACAGCTGTCAAAAAAGGCTGGCTAGAGGAAGCAAACAAGGAAGTTTTTCGTGATCCATTGAAAAATCAGCAATTTAAACAAACTCAAAATAAAGAGCTAACAGCTGCACAACAATGGGCCTTTGATGAAGTCAAGGCGTCCAGTGACAAGAACCAACATGATGTATTTTTATTAAAAGGTGTCACCGGAAGTGGGAAGACGGAAGTTTATTTGCAACTAATAGGAGATGTGCTTGGAAAAGGGAAGACCGCTCTCATGTTAGTTCCTGAAATTGCTTTGACACCGCAAATGGTGCGTCATTTTAAAGAGCGATTCGGTGATGATGTTGCGGTTATGCACAGTGGTTTATCCGCAGGTGAGAAATATGATGAATGGCGTAAAATTAAAGGTGGTAAGGCCCATGTTGTAGTGGGCGCACGTTCATCCGTTTTTTCTCCGGTAGAGAATTTAGGAATCGTCATTATTGATGAGGAGCATGAAACGACTTATAAACAAGAAGATAATCCTCGTTATCATGCCCGAAATGTCGCTATTTACCGTGGGCAGTATCATAACTGTCCCGTTGTTTTGGGCAGTGCCACACCCTCACTAGAGTCGCGTGCACGAGCACAGAAAAATGTTTATAAATTATTGGAATTACCAGAACGAGTGAACGCGAAACCACTGCCTGATGTTGAAGTGGTGGACATGAGAGAAGAATTTCAAAATAACAACCATGGTAGTTTTTCGCAGGTCCTGCAAGATAAATTAAGAGATCGTTTGATGAAGAAAGAACAGAGTGTTCTTCTATTAAACAGACGTGGTTACTCGTCATTCATTATGTGCCGTGATTGTGGTTATGTTTTGGAATGTCCAAATTGTGATATTAGTATGACCTTCCATATGGATACTAAGGCGATGAAATGCCATTATTGCGGTCATGAAAAACCACAACCACGTCATTGTCCAAAATGCTCTGGCAAACAATTTCGTTATTACGGAACGGGTACACAGAAAGTTGAACAGGAATTACAAGAGCTTATTCCGGAAGCGCGTATTATTCGGATGGATGTTGATACGACTCGAAAAAAAGGTTCTCATGAGCGATTGTTGCAAGCTTTTGGAAAAGGCGAAGCTGATATTTTGCTAGGCACTCAAATGATCGCAAAAGGCTTAGACTTTCCAAATGTTACCTTAGTAGGTGTCATTAATGCCGATACATCATTAAACCTTCCTGACTTTCGGTCATCAGAAAAGACCTTCCAACTTCTCACTCAAGTGAGTGGTCGAGCAGGGCGGGCAGATTTAACTGGTGAAGTCATTGTTCAAACCTTTAACCCTGAACACTACGCTATTTCCTATGCTAAACACCATAACTATGATGGCTTTTACCGTCAGGAGATGAGTCTAAGGCATTTGAGTGGCTATCCGCCTTATTACTTTACAACGCAAATAACAGTCAGTGATTCCGATGAGAAAAAGGCACAAGTTAAAATTTATGAAATCAATGCTTTAATCAGAAATAAAATGGGGCAAGGAACCATTGTTCTTGGCCCATCCAAAAGTTCTATTGCTAAAATGAATAACCGTTATTACTTCCAATTATTAGTGAAGTACAAGAGTGAACCACAGCTACATGAGGTTTTAAAAACGATACTTGACCAGTCACAAAAAGATAATGCGAGAGGTTTGTATATTTCTATTGATACAGAACCCGTTAATTTCTTTTGA
- the fmt gene encoding methionyl-tRNA formyltransferase produces the protein MKRIIFMGTPAFSVPILEALFESDYEVVAVVTQPDRPVGRKRVLTPPPVKEAALKHQVPIYQPERIVGSPELDDLIALKADLIVTAAYGQFLPTKLLNAPTYRAINVHASLLPKYRGGAPVHYSIINGDQETGVSIMYMEKKMDAGAVLAQRAIPIEEDDDVQSMFDKLSLLGKELLMATLPAFFAGEIEAVEQDETQVSFSPNISREEERIDWNQTAYQIANKVRGMRPWPVAHAMLEGQRCKIWQAKATTMTTTQAVGAIVDVSKTALYIACGQGSVLEITELQQAGKKKMAVHQFINGVDIEAVKRIGFE, from the coding sequence ATGAAACGTATTATTTTTATGGGGACACCTGCATTTTCAGTTCCTATTTTGGAAGCTTTATTTGAGAGTGATTATGAGGTGGTGGCTGTTGTCACACAACCAGATCGCCCAGTTGGTAGAAAACGCGTATTAACTCCGCCACCTGTCAAAGAAGCTGCCTTGAAACACCAAGTACCAATCTATCAACCTGAAAGGATTGTCGGCTCTCCAGAGTTAGATGACTTAATTGCCTTAAAAGCTGATTTAATTGTGACTGCTGCCTATGGACAGTTTTTACCGACTAAATTATTAAATGCCCCAACTTATCGTGCTATCAATGTCCATGCATCATTATTACCTAAATATCGTGGTGGCGCACCTGTTCACTATTCTATTATTAATGGAGATCAAGAAACAGGGGTTTCCATTATGTATATGGAGAAAAAAATGGATGCAGGGGCCGTGTTAGCGCAACGTGCTATTCCAATTGAAGAAGATGATGATGTTCAAAGTATGTTTGATAAATTAAGCTTGTTAGGAAAAGAGTTATTAATGGCGACTTTACCAGCTTTCTTTGCGGGAGAGATTGAGGCTGTTGAACAAGATGAAACACAGGTTTCTTTTTCGCCTAATATTTCACGCGAAGAAGAACGAATTGACTGGAATCAAACAGCTTATCAAATTGCCAATAAAGTACGTGGGATGCGTCCTTGGCCAGTTGCCCATGCTATGTTGGAAGGTCAACGATGCAAAATTTGGCAAGCCAAAGCAACAACCATGACAACGACACAAGCTGTTGGAGCGATTGTCGATGTTTCAAAAACAGCCTTATATATTGCTTGTGGTCAAGGCAGTGTTCTTGAGATTACCGAACTACAGCAAGCAGGCAAGAAAAAAATGGCTGTTCATCAATTTATCAACGGCGTTGATATTGAGGCTGTGAAAAGAATAGGATTTGAGTAA
- the rsmB gene encoding 16S rRNA (cytosine(967)-C(5))-methyltransferase RsmB, with protein sequence MSKKKPSKIVHSVRYLAMEILDAVEVEGAYSNILLNATIEKEQLSPADTGLLTELVYGVIQRKLTLDFYMKPFVRKPQKMESWVINLLRLSIYQIVYLDKIPDHAIFYDAVEIAKYKGHQGIAKLVNAILRNFQRKGWQDWQTIENPIERLSIGASVPEWLVKKFTTDFGAEKAENVLLSLQHSPYLAIRLHDASKRSEIIAGLKEEGIETEESPISPNGLRVVKGKITNSSFFKNGDVTIQDESSQLVALFGKLRESDQVLDACAAPGGKTVHMASYLKDGHVHALDIHDHKIGLIEENAKRMNVSDRVQTYLLDAKEADRKFDAQAFDVVFVDAPCSGLGLMRRKPEIKYGVTATTINDLQKEQLNILNTVEKLVKTGGRLVYSTCTLAKEENREVIETFLTHYPNYRVLAANQSGTASKNVAVPEQIVTSEGYIQIFPDDFGTDGFFICVMEKQD encoded by the coding sequence ATGAGTAAAAAGAAACCATCAAAAATTGTTCATTCCGTTCGTTATTTAGCGATGGAAATCTTAGATGCTGTAGAAGTAGAGGGAGCTTATTCTAATATCCTTTTAAATGCGACGATTGAAAAAGAACAATTGAGTCCTGCTGATACAGGCTTATTAACTGAATTAGTCTATGGTGTTATTCAACGCAAATTAACCTTAGATTTTTATATGAAACCATTTGTCCGTAAACCACAAAAAATGGAGAGCTGGGTTATTAATTTACTCCGCCTATCTATTTATCAAATTGTTTATTTGGATAAGATTCCGGATCATGCTATTTTTTATGATGCTGTTGAGATTGCCAAATACAAAGGGCATCAAGGTATCGCCAAGCTAGTCAATGCGATTTTAAGAAACTTCCAAAGAAAAGGCTGGCAAGATTGGCAAACGATTGAAAATCCAATTGAACGCTTATCCATTGGAGCTAGTGTCCCGGAATGGCTAGTTAAAAAGTTTACGACTGATTTTGGAGCAGAAAAAGCGGAAAATGTCTTGCTGTCCTTACAACACTCACCTTATTTGGCCATTCGTTTGCATGATGCATCTAAACGGTCAGAAATCATAGCAGGGCTTAAGGAAGAAGGCATTGAAACAGAAGAAAGTCCCATTTCACCAAATGGATTACGAGTAGTAAAAGGAAAAATAACCAATAGTTCATTCTTTAAAAATGGTGATGTGACGATCCAAGATGAATCTAGTCAATTGGTTGCTTTATTTGGTAAACTAAGAGAATCAGATCAAGTCTTAGATGCCTGTGCGGCACCAGGTGGTAAAACGGTTCATATGGCAAGTTACCTAAAGGATGGCCACGTTCATGCGTTAGATATTCATGATCATAAAATTGGCTTGATTGAAGAAAATGCCAAACGAATGAATGTATCAGACCGTGTTCAAACGTATTTACTAGATGCTAAAGAGGCAGATCGTAAGTTTGACGCTCAAGCCTTTGATGTAGTATTTGTGGATGCACCTTGTTCTGGACTTGGTTTAATGAGACGAAAACCGGAAATTAAATACGGCGTAACAGCAACAACCATTAATGATTTACAAAAAGAACAACTAAACATCTTAAATACAGTTGAAAAACTGGTCAAGACTGGCGGTAGATTAGTATACAGTACCTGTACATTAGCCAAGGAAGAGAACCGAGAAGTGATTGAAACCTTCTTAACTCACTATCCTAATTATCGTGTGCTAGCTGCCAATCAGAGTGGAACTGCTTCGAAGAATGTCGCTGTTCCTGAACAAATTGTAACGTCTGAAGGATACATTCAAATTTTTCCAGATGATTTTGGCACAGATGGCTTTTTCATTTGTGTAATGGAAAAACAAGATTAA
- a CDS encoding Stp1/IreP family PP2C-type Ser/Thr phosphatase, whose translation MQIAYGSDRGKNRKVNEDYVSWFTNRAKQPLLLLCDGMGGHRAGDVASEMAVSHMGEAWKLTEFRDCEQVSRWLLDTIQKVNRLIFQKSLDYADLDGMGTTLVAATYVDRELVIAHVGDSRAYLYRNYQLKQLTEDHSLVHELVKSGEITVEEARKHPQRNVVTRSVGTRETIQVDLTSMPVATEDLLILCTDGLSNMIEEDQIKNILKDWSSLDDKVETLINAANDAGGLDNISLILAAFSDREEG comes from the coding sequence ATGCAAATTGCGTATGGAAGCGATAGGGGCAAAAACCGAAAAGTAAATGAAGACTATGTCAGTTGGTTTACTAATCGAGCGAAGCAACCACTGTTGCTGTTGTGTGACGGCATGGGTGGCCACCGCGCTGGTGATGTTGCGAGTGAAATGGCTGTTTCTCATATGGGAGAAGCTTGGAAATTAACGGAGTTTCGAGATTGTGAACAAGTATCGCGTTGGCTTCTAGATACCATCCAAAAAGTTAACCGTCTTATTTTCCAAAAATCACTTGATTATGCTGATTTAGATGGAATGGGAACAACACTCGTTGCAGCAACCTATGTTGATCGCGAGCTAGTTATCGCTCATGTTGGTGACAGCAGAGCCTACCTTTATCGAAATTATCAATTAAAACAATTAACGGAAGACCATTCTCTAGTTCATGAATTGGTTAAATCAGGTGAAATAACAGTGGAGGAAGCGAGAAAACACCCACAAAGAAATGTTGTGACGCGTTCAGTAGGGACAAGAGAGACCATTCAAGTTGATTTAACATCAATGCCGGTAGCGACAGAAGACTTATTAATCTTATGTACGGACGGTTTGAGTAACATGATAGAAGAAGACCAAATAAAAAATATTTTAAAAGATTGGTCGAGTCTAGATGATAAAGTAGAAACATTAATTAATGCTGCAAATGATGCAGGTGGCTTAGATAATATTTCACTTATTTTAGCTGCTTTTTCAGATAGAGAGGAGGGTTGA